The Methylomicrobium lacus LW14 genome window below encodes:
- a CDS encoding hemolysin family protein: MKDFYANLGLLFLLILLNGIFSLSEMSVVSSTRARLQKLIAEKRLGAKAALKLHEEPTRFLSTVQVGITTVGILSGAFGEEVLRAPLYQAIAQIPWLAPYAETLALVLTVTFITYFSVVLGELIPKRLALQNPERIAARIAKPMQGLALLVSPLVWLLSASSHLLLRLFRLNRVKENSVSDEEIRLLIEMGSESGIFHASESQLVDNVMKLDEVRVGAIMVPRQDIFVVDSLEAADTLRRKIEDCPYTQIVVCRGGFEQVLGILHCGDLLKKTLGKPEFNIEQGLRPPLYVQESMLLIHLLEHFREAGADLALIVNEYGDIEGLVTLMDVFTAIVGKFPRLSSKSAFEVVQRADGSWLVDGGLPISQLKSAIGMSGQFPGESAHAYNTVAGMILHNFERLPQLADSCEIEDWKFEIVDLDGSRIDKILVSLIPK, translated from the coding sequence GCTTTTTTTGTTGATCCTGCTGAACGGCATTTTCTCGTTGTCGGAAATGTCTGTCGTCTCATCGACCAGGGCACGCTTGCAAAAATTAATCGCCGAAAAACGCCTGGGCGCCAAAGCCGCGCTCAAGCTACACGAAGAACCCACCCGTTTTTTGTCCACCGTACAGGTCGGCATCACGACGGTCGGGATTTTGAGTGGCGCATTCGGCGAGGAAGTGTTACGAGCGCCGCTGTATCAGGCGATTGCGCAAATCCCTTGGCTGGCACCTTATGCGGAAACGCTGGCTCTGGTCTTGACCGTGACCTTCATCACTTATTTCTCGGTCGTGCTCGGAGAACTGATCCCTAAACGCCTAGCCCTGCAAAATCCTGAACGCATCGCCGCCCGCATCGCAAAACCGATGCAAGGGCTGGCCTTGTTGGTCAGCCCTCTGGTTTGGTTGCTGTCTGCTTCGAGTCATCTGCTGCTCAGATTATTTAGATTAAACCGAGTCAAAGAAAACAGCGTATCCGACGAAGAAATTCGCCTCCTGATCGAAATGGGTTCCGAATCCGGCATATTCCACGCCAGCGAAAGCCAATTAGTCGACAATGTGATGAAACTGGACGAAGTCCGCGTCGGCGCGATCATGGTGCCTCGTCAAGACATCTTCGTCGTCGACAGCTTGGAGGCCGCCGATACACTGCGCCGTAAAATCGAAGATTGCCCTTATACGCAAATCGTCGTCTGCCGGGGCGGATTTGAACAGGTGCTTGGCATCCTGCATTGCGGGGATCTGTTAAAAAAAACGTTGGGCAAGCCTGAATTCAACATCGAACAAGGATTAAGACCGCCACTCTACGTGCAAGAATCGATGCTGCTGATCCATCTGCTGGAGCATTTCCGGGAAGCCGGTGCGGATTTGGCGCTGATCGTGAACGAATATGGCGATATCGAGGGACTGGTCACCTTGATGGATGTATTCACCGCGATTGTCGGTAAATTCCCGCGTCTTTCTTCGAAATCCGCTTTTGAAGTGGTGCAGCGCGCCGATGGTTCGTGGCTGGTCGACGGCGGCTTGCCCATCAGCCAGCTCAAATCGGCGATCGGAATGAGCGGACAATTTCCAGGCGAATCGGCCCATGCTTACAATACCGTGGCCGGGATGATTTTACATAACTTTGAAAGGCTGCCGCAATTGGCGGATAGTTGCGAAATAGAGGATTGGAAATTTGAAATTGTTGACCTGGACGGCTCGCGCATTGACAAAATTTTAGTTTCCTTGATCCCCAAATAG